The following proteins come from a genomic window of Spongiibacter tropicus DSM 19543:
- the rsxC gene encoding electron transport complex subunit RsxC, with protein sequence MRKIWDIHGGIHPPENKTQSLGEAIRPAGIPAQLIVPLSQHIGAPAAPIVEVGDRVLKGQMIAEAKGFVSAPVHAPSSGTVAAIEARVIPHPSGMSAPCIIIHCDGQDEWISHQGVADYTQLDKPSLLELIRNAGIAGMGGAGFPSAVKLSGGKDKPIDTLILNGTECEPYITADDILMREHAAEIIAGAEILRHLIQPSGDTLIGIEDNKPEALAVMQKAAEGTGIEIASFPTKYPSGGEKQLIQILTGREVPSGGLPADIGVVCQNIGTARAIYRAVSFGEPLISRITTVTGNAVAHPRNYEVLIGTPVQYLLEQSGFNQQQCIRLIMGGPMMGYTLQDTAVPVVKTSNCILAPTVEELPPPPPAQACIRCGMCAEACPVSLLPQQMYWFSRAQEHDKLEEHNLFDCIECGACSYACPSNIPLVQYYRASKAEIRQAEQDKIKSERSKERFEARQARIEREAAEKEAKRKARLEAAKAKASAATKGDDKTDLIQAAIERSKAKKAGTEAATDPAQAAIARAQAKRDGSAPEESPAEKTTRLENAVASSEKRLKAAKEKLQLAETNGDDKVDAFRTAVEKTDAKLAAAKQELETHLAKIEPQAATAEPAADLDPAAAAIARAQAKRAGGSEDETPEAKIERLNAQIDSTTKRLSAAEDKLAAAKAEGDDKVDAFATAVEKTQSKLDKLKAELAEIQGAEADAPTSETATEPAASDDPAAQAIARAMAARAANADLSEADKAANNVASLEKRLAKAEQKLAEAQAAGDDSAEILADSLSKLQDKLTAARQTLDALREEQK encoded by the coding sequence ATGAGAAAGATTTGGGATATTCACGGCGGCATTCATCCGCCCGAGAATAAAACGCAGTCTCTGGGCGAAGCCATCCGCCCAGCGGGCATTCCCGCCCAACTGATCGTACCGTTGTCACAGCACATCGGTGCACCGGCCGCCCCTATCGTAGAAGTCGGCGACCGTGTATTGAAAGGCCAGATGATTGCCGAGGCCAAGGGTTTTGTCAGCGCGCCGGTTCATGCACCCAGTTCCGGAACCGTGGCAGCCATTGAAGCCCGCGTCATTCCCCATCCATCGGGTATGAGTGCTCCCTGCATCATTATTCACTGCGATGGACAGGATGAATGGATCAGCCACCAGGGCGTGGCCGACTATACCCAGCTCGACAAACCCAGCCTGCTGGAATTAATTCGCAACGCGGGTATTGCTGGCATGGGCGGCGCAGGCTTCCCGTCGGCCGTGAAACTCAGCGGCGGCAAAGACAAGCCGATCGACACACTGATCCTCAACGGCACGGAGTGCGAACCCTACATTACTGCCGACGATATTCTCATGCGTGAACACGCCGCAGAGATCATCGCGGGCGCGGAAATACTCCGCCACCTGATTCAGCCCTCAGGCGACACCCTGATCGGCATTGAGGACAACAAGCCTGAAGCCCTGGCAGTGATGCAAAAAGCGGCGGAAGGCACGGGCATTGAGATCGCCAGCTTTCCGACCAAATACCCCTCCGGCGGCGAAAAGCAACTGATCCAGATTTTGACCGGGCGCGAAGTGCCCTCCGGCGGCCTGCCCGCAGATATCGGCGTGGTCTGTCAGAACATCGGCACGGCCAGAGCCATATACCGTGCCGTCAGCTTCGGCGAGCCGCTGATCTCTCGCATTACCACTGTCACCGGTAATGCGGTGGCCCACCCCCGCAATTATGAAGTACTGATCGGCACCCCGGTCCAGTACCTGCTCGAACAAAGTGGTTTCAATCAGCAGCAGTGCATCCGCCTGATTATGGGCGGGCCGATGATGGGGTATACCCTGCAGGACACCGCCGTCCCCGTGGTCAAAACCAGCAACTGTATCTTGGCGCCCACCGTCGAAGAATTACCACCACCGCCACCCGCTCAGGCCTGTATCCGCTGCGGCATGTGCGCGGAGGCCTGCCCGGTATCGCTGCTTCCACAGCAGATGTACTGGTTCTCCCGCGCTCAGGAGCACGACAAGCTCGAAGAACACAATCTGTTTGACTGCATCGAGTGTGGCGCCTGCTCGTATGCCTGCCCCAGTAATATCCCGCTGGTGCAGTACTACCGCGCGTCCAAAGCGGAAATCCGCCAAGCGGAACAGGACAAGATCAAATCTGAACGCTCCAAGGAGCGCTTTGAAGCGCGTCAGGCCCGTATTGAACGCGAGGCGGCAGAGAAAGAAGCCAAGCGCAAAGCGCGCCTGGAAGCCGCCAAGGCCAAAGCCAGCGCCGCCACCAAGGGCGACGACAAAACCGACCTTATCCAGGCCGCGATAGAACGCAGCAAAGCGAAAAAAGCCGGTACCGAAGCCGCGACAGATCCCGCCCAGGCGGCCATCGCCCGAGCGCAGGCCAAACGCGATGGCAGCGCACCGGAAGAAAGCCCGGCAGAAAAAACCACGCGTCTGGAAAATGCCGTTGCCAGCAGCGAGAAACGCCTGAAAGCCGCGAAGGAAAAACTTCAGCTTGCTGAAACCAACGGCGATGACAAGGTTGACGCCTTCCGCACGGCCGTCGAAAAAACAGACGCCAAGCTGGCTGCCGCCAAGCAGGAGCTGGAAACACATCTTGCCAAGATAGAACCGCAAGCAGCGACTGCAGAACCGGCCGCCGACCTCGACCCCGCAGCAGCGGCTATCGCCCGCGCGCAAGCTAAGCGGGCCGGCGGCAGCGAGGACGAAACGCCGGAGGCCAAGATTGAGCGGCTGAATGCGCAGATCGACAGCACCACCAAGCGCCTGAGCGCAGCAGAAGACAAGCTGGCGGCCGCAAAAGCCGAGGGCGACGACAAAGTGGATGCCTTTGCCACCGCTGTCGAGAAGACCCAGAGCAAGCTCGACAAACTGAAAGCCGAACTGGCGGAAATACAGGGTGCCGAAGCAGACGCGCCAACGTCAGAGACAGCTACTGAGCCAGCCGCCAGTGACGATCCGGCCGCCCAGGCCATTGCCCGCGCCATGGCTGCGCGCGCCGCCAACGCCGATCTCAGCGAAGCGGACAAGGCGGCCAACAATGTGGCATCGCTGGAAAAACGTCTGGCCAAGGCCGAGCAAAAGCTGGCCGAGGCGCAAGCGGCCGGAGATGACAGTGCCGAGATCCTTGCGGACTCTCTCAGCAAACTGCAGGACAAGCTGACGGCTGCCCGTCAAACGCTGGATGCCCTGCGCGAGGAACAGAAGTAA
- the rsxD gene encoding electron transport complex subunit RsxD: MAFLKITSPHAHGPMSTGRVMRLVIISTLPGLVALTWFFGFGTLSNILWASAGALAFEALALKLRKRPIGFYLSDCSALVTAILLGIALPPAAPFWLLLIGIGFAILLCKHMYGGMGYNPFNPAMAAYVFLLISFPVEMTDWLAPRGAVPAADLLGPIDALLRSLGLASGGQLDGMSMATPLDVLKQNDGLMLSDLWAQTPQFGQFAGIGWEWANAGFLLGGLYLLYRRVFTWHAPVSMLLSLSLMALLFYDGGSSASGGGVLFHLFSGATMFGAFFIVTDPVTSAVSNRGRLAYGATIGVLIYVIRAWGNYPDAVAFSVLLMNFAAPFIDHYTQPRTYGHRKQKAEEKV, from the coding sequence ATGGCCTTTTTGAAGATCACCTCACCCCACGCCCATGGCCCGATGAGTACCGGCCGTGTGATGCGTCTGGTCATCATTTCTACCCTGCCGGGCCTGGTCGCGCTGACCTGGTTTTTTGGTTTCGGAACGCTCAGCAATATTCTTTGGGCAAGCGCTGGCGCCTTGGCATTTGAAGCCCTGGCACTGAAACTGCGCAAACGGCCGATTGGTTTTTACCTCAGCGACTGCAGTGCTCTCGTCACGGCGATCCTGCTCGGCATTGCGCTGCCCCCCGCCGCCCCTTTCTGGCTGCTGCTGATCGGTATCGGCTTTGCCATTTTACTTTGTAAACATATGTATGGCGGCATGGGCTACAACCCGTTCAATCCCGCCATGGCCGCCTACGTTTTTCTGTTGATTTCCTTCCCGGTAGAAATGACCGATTGGCTGGCGCCCCGCGGCGCGGTGCCAGCCGCTGATTTACTGGGCCCCATTGATGCCCTGTTGCGCAGTCTGGGACTGGCCAGTGGCGGTCAACTGGACGGCATGAGCATGGCCACCCCGCTCGATGTGCTCAAGCAAAACGACGGACTCATGCTGTCTGACCTGTGGGCGCAAACTCCCCAATTCGGGCAGTTTGCCGGTATCGGTTGGGAATGGGCCAACGCCGGATTTCTGCTTGGTGGCCTGTATCTGCTCTATCGCCGGGTGTTTACCTGGCACGCTCCGGTAAGCATGTTGCTGTCACTGAGCCTCATGGCGTTGCTGTTCTACGACGGCGGCAGCTCCGCCTCCGGTGGCGGCGTGCTGTTCCATCTGTTCAGCGGTGCAACGATGTTCGGCGCCTTCTTTATCGTCACCGACCCGGTGACCTCAGCCGTATCTAACCGTGGACGCCTCGCTTACGGCGCCACCATTGGCGTACTGATCTACGTCATTCGCGCTTGGGGAAATTACCCCGACGCTGTTGCGTTCTCTGTGCTGCTGATGAACTTTGCCGCGCCCTTTATCGACCATTACACTCAACCGCGCACCTACGGTCACCGCAAACAGAAAGCAGAGGAAAAAGTCTGA
- the rsxG gene encoding electron transport complex subunit RsxG, with product MLGQSITKNGLLLGLFAIFTTGVIAGTYLSTRSLVQDNIRAAEERALLEILPRDTHDNSMLDDAVALNNSELLGLRDTRNAYRARLNGSVEAVILPATARDGYTGDIDLIIGIKRDGSIAGVRVLSHRETPGLGDQVDYKKSQWVDDFIGRALGNPDIEKWKVKKDGGVFDQFTGATITPRAVTASVRRALEFFAANRNMLLDEADSEEQDNE from the coding sequence ATGCTTGGCCAGTCGATTACCAAAAACGGCCTGCTACTCGGTCTGTTCGCAATTTTCACCACCGGCGTGATCGCCGGCACCTATCTGTCGACCCGAAGCCTGGTACAGGACAACATCCGGGCGGCAGAGGAACGTGCACTGCTGGAAATCCTGCCTCGTGACACCCACGACAACAGCATGCTGGACGATGCCGTGGCTCTCAACAACAGCGAGCTGCTCGGTCTGCGCGATACCCGCAATGCCTACCGCGCGCGTTTAAACGGCAGTGTAGAAGCCGTCATTTTGCCGGCAACCGCGCGCGACGGTTATACCGGCGATATTGATCTGATTATCGGCATCAAGCGCGATGGCAGCATCGCCGGAGTACGAGTGCTCAGCCACCGTGAAACACCGGGGCTTGGCGATCAGGTCGATTACAAGAAAAGCCAGTGGGTCGATGACTTTATCGGTCGCGCTCTGGGCAACCCCGATATTGAAAAGTGGAAAGTGAAAAAAGACGGCGGCGTATTTGACCAGTTTACCGGCGCCACGATCACGCCCCGCGCCGTCACCGCCAGTGTGCGCCGCGCACTGGAATTTTTTGCGGCCAACCGCAACATGTTGCTGGACGAAGCCGACAGCGAGGAACAAGACAATGAGTGA
- a CDS encoding electron transport complex subunit E — MSDISYRELSLNGLWKNNPAIVQLLGLCPLLAVTGSVVNALGMGLATIFVLTVSNASVSLIRNITSDAVRLPAFVMIIAAAVTCTELLMQAFAYELFQILGIFLPLITTNCVILGRADAFASKNRLLPSLYDGFIMGLGFSAVLLLLGAIREVIGTGHIFANMDLLFGEGAKHWQIVLVEDYKAVLVAILPPGAFIFTGLIIALKNVIDDGIKKREAARKTDEAPASRRVRVTGNIS, encoded by the coding sequence ATGAGTGATATCAGCTACCGCGAACTGTCTCTTAACGGCTTGTGGAAAAACAACCCCGCCATCGTTCAGCTGTTGGGCCTCTGTCCGCTGCTGGCGGTCACCGGCTCGGTGGTCAATGCACTGGGCATGGGGCTGGCGACGATCTTTGTACTGACCGTTTCCAACGCCAGTGTCTCGCTGATTCGCAATATCACCTCAGACGCTGTGCGCCTGCCTGCCTTTGTGATGATTATCGCCGCAGCGGTAACCTGCACAGAATTGCTGATGCAGGCGTTTGCCTACGAGCTGTTCCAGATTCTCGGTATCTTCCTGCCGCTGATAACCACCAACTGCGTGATCCTCGGCCGTGCCGATGCCTTCGCCAGCAAAAACCGGCTGCTGCCATCACTCTACGACGGCTTCATTATGGGGCTCGGTTTTTCCGCAGTTCTGCTGCTGCTCGGCGCCATCCGCGAGGTGATCGGCACCGGTCATATCTTCGCCAATATGGACCTGCTGTTTGGCGAAGGCGCCAAACACTGGCAGATCGTATTAGTGGAAGACTATAAAGCGGTGCTGGTAGCGATCCTACCGCCGGGAGCATTTATCTTTACCGGGCTCATCATCGCACTCAAAAACGTCATCGACGATGGCATCAAGAAGCGCGAAGCCGCACGCAAGACGGATGAAGCGCCAGCCAGCCGCCGTGTTCGTGTGACCGGTAATATCAGCTAA
- a CDS encoding SDR family NAD(P)-dependent oxidoreductase gives MLLQGKRIVVTGASGALGQATVARARAHGAKVISLCRRAATADAIAVDLSDRQAVQRAFQEIAVVDGLCNVAGGFAMGDFDVDAATATWQRMQTMNVDTLRNATAAVLPGMLAQGRGAIVNVGAIGALQGQAQMSAYGASKASVMHLTESLSAEYRERGININAVLPSTIDTPANREAMPEADFSRWVSTEQLAEVMCFLLSEAASGVHGALLPVRGLS, from the coding sequence ATGCTACTTCAGGGAAAGCGTATTGTGGTGACCGGTGCCAGCGGCGCGCTTGGTCAGGCTACGGTTGCGAGGGCAAGGGCGCATGGCGCGAAGGTGATCTCGCTGTGTCGTCGCGCGGCCACGGCCGATGCCATTGCGGTGGATCTGAGCGATCGGCAGGCGGTACAGCGCGCATTTCAGGAAATCGCCGTGGTTGATGGCTTGTGTAACGTTGCTGGTGGCTTTGCCATGGGCGACTTTGATGTGGACGCTGCCACTGCGACCTGGCAGCGGATGCAGACCATGAACGTGGACACACTGCGCAATGCCACAGCGGCGGTGCTGCCCGGTATGTTGGCGCAGGGGCGTGGTGCCATTGTCAATGTCGGTGCGATTGGCGCTCTGCAGGGGCAGGCGCAGATGAGCGCTTACGGTGCGTCCAAAGCGTCGGTCATGCATTTGACCGAAAGTCTGTCGGCGGAGTATCGCGAGCGGGGCATCAATATTAATGCGGTACTGCCCAGCACGATCGACACGCCAGCCAATCGTGAAGCAATGCCAGAGGCCGATTTTTCGCGCTGGGTTTCGACCGAGCAGTTGGCGGAAGTGATGTGTTTTCTGCTGTCGGAGGCCGCGTCTGGTGTGCACGGTGCACTGCTGCCAGTGCGCGGCCTGAGCTAA
- a CDS encoding nuclear transport factor 2 family protein, which yields MDAAREIENLLYRYAELIDRGDFKSLAQLFRQGEIYAPAHNTVFRGVDEVEAMYRSSTRLYSDTGTPKTRHVISNAIIEVDAEANIASSRACYTVFQATDALPLQAIISGRYHDQFKQSDEGWHFVRREMHVDLLGDLSQHLLFDLQG from the coding sequence ATGGACGCTGCACGGGAAATCGAAAACCTGCTTTATCGTTACGCCGAGTTGATAGACCGTGGCGATTTTAAGTCGCTTGCGCAATTGTTCCGTCAGGGGGAAATCTATGCCCCGGCACACAACACGGTGTTTCGGGGTGTCGATGAAGTTGAGGCGATGTACCGCAGCTCCACCCGTCTGTATTCGGATACCGGCACCCCGAAAACCCGGCATGTAATCAGCAATGCCATCATCGAGGTCGATGCCGAAGCGAATATCGCCTCTTCTCGCGCCTGTTATACCGTATTTCAGGCGACCGACGCGCTGCCGTTACAGGCGATCATCAGCGGTCGCTATCACGATCAGTTCAAGCAGTCCGATGAAGGATGGCACTTCGTGCGGCGGGAAATGCATGTGGATCTGCTCGGGGATTTGAGCCAGCATCTACTTTTCGATTTGCAGGGATAA
- a CDS encoding AraC family transcriptional regulator: MRTPTVCKEYLDNLLEYLYGQGVTQRQLHSLLRLNPLAHLSDQGRVPLRLFEMTLDAGSTLLHDPCLGARAGTHCSRSPWGMVNYLGMSAANTRQAVESMQRFSRLLIDQGDMVLSEIDSKTICLSWQLAPRQQVSRQLVEFFFANWYRVNKPLLEKGCDFREVHFSHPDDGNAQELARLFEAPVHFSRKINAVHFSKAFLDQPTRYPHPTIHKSLEQAALIELSNLHFEDRIIKEVRDCIVNQLAEGVPRLEEVSAQLGIAPRTLQRRLNNTETSYKSLVDEARKERSLGLISRSELGLLEISAELGFSDQSAFQKAFKRWYGQAPGRYRMMLQAC; the protein is encoded by the coding sequence ATGCGCACACCGACAGTATGCAAAGAGTACCTCGATAATCTTCTCGAATATTTATACGGACAGGGCGTAACCCAGCGGCAGCTTCACTCGCTGCTGCGCTTGAATCCGCTGGCCCACCTGAGTGATCAGGGGCGTGTGCCACTGCGGCTGTTTGAGATGACGCTGGATGCGGGCAGCACGCTGCTGCATGACCCTTGCCTTGGGGCGCGAGCCGGAACGCATTGTTCCCGAAGCCCTTGGGGCATGGTGAATTATCTGGGAATGAGCGCCGCCAATACCCGTCAGGCGGTGGAATCGATGCAGCGCTTTTCGCGCTTATTGATCGATCAGGGCGACATGGTGCTGAGTGAGATCGACAGCAAAACCATCTGCCTTAGCTGGCAACTGGCGCCGCGCCAGCAAGTGTCCCGTCAGCTCGTGGAATTCTTTTTTGCCAATTGGTACCGCGTGAATAAACCGCTGCTGGAAAAGGGCTGCGATTTCCGCGAAGTGCATTTCTCTCACCCGGACGATGGCAATGCTCAGGAGCTAGCACGACTGTTTGAGGCGCCGGTGCACTTCTCTCGTAAGATTAATGCCGTGCATTTCAGCAAGGCTTTCCTCGATCAACCCACTCGCTATCCGCACCCTACGATTCACAAATCTCTGGAGCAGGCGGCGTTGATCGAGCTGTCCAACCTCCATTTTGAAGACCGTATTATCAAAGAGGTGCGGGATTGCATCGTCAATCAGCTGGCGGAGGGCGTGCCGCGTTTGGAAGAAGTGTCCGCGCAGCTGGGGATAGCGCCGCGCACCTTGCAGCGCCGCTTGAATAATACGGAAACGAGCTATAAAAGCCTGGTGGATGAAGCGCGCAAAGAGCGTTCTCTCGGATTAATTTCACGCAGTGAACTCGGTCTTCTGGAGATTTCTGCTGAGCTGGGTTTCAGTGACCAGAGTGCTTTTCAGAAGGCATTTAAACGCTGGTACGGCCAGGCGCCAGGCCGCTATCGAATGATGTTGCAGGCTTGTTGA
- a CDS encoding helix-turn-helix domain-containing protein produces the protein MQLIEIEQLGTRLLRVLWRVLQSRYPAVDCAELGRRCQLTEQWWQHYSANPLADALILLQELRRSEAPEIALELGDLAQLSDLGLLGYAMLTSPSCEQATMISCHAFSEVSFLVQVQLETGPEQSRVFFHLTDNALPIQALLMELCSVAAWRYIQAILPEGRAAVPDRLELSISAPAHHSRYREMLGCDVIFDAPRNVIMLPTAWLKRRIPSGNEQAAADCARQVQRLLGESYRSASIVQRVKRLLMSRPHDTAFQLDNTAQLLNMSPRSLRRHLENAGVNFRRLCLEVRMELAKEYLTSTGLSLKEIAFQLGYTHPNNFNRAFSDYYAVSPRRMRQNSGREEPVAPANQAGAPRR, from the coding sequence GTGCAACTTATTGAAATAGAGCAACTCGGCACCCGCCTCCTCAGAGTGCTGTGGCGCGTATTGCAAAGTCGTTACCCGGCGGTGGATTGCGCCGAGCTGGGCCGGCGCTGCCAGCTCACCGAGCAATGGTGGCAACACTACAGTGCCAACCCGCTGGCAGATGCATTGATCCTGTTGCAGGAGCTCCGTCGCAGCGAGGCACCCGAAATCGCACTGGAGCTCGGCGACTTGGCTCAGCTCAGCGATCTCGGCCTGCTGGGCTACGCCATGCTGACCTCGCCGAGTTGCGAACAGGCCACCATGATCAGCTGCCACGCCTTCAGCGAAGTGAGCTTTCTGGTGCAAGTGCAACTTGAAACCGGTCCAGAGCAGTCCCGCGTATTTTTTCACCTCACCGACAACGCCTTGCCCATTCAGGCATTGCTGATGGAACTGTGCAGCGTCGCGGCCTGGCGCTATATACAGGCGATTCTTCCAGAGGGACGCGCCGCGGTGCCCGACCGGCTTGAACTGAGCATCAGCGCGCCTGCCCACCACTCACGCTATCGGGAAATGCTGGGCTGCGACGTTATTTTCGACGCTCCGCGCAATGTCATCATGCTGCCCACCGCCTGGCTAAAACGCCGCATTCCCAGCGGTAACGAACAAGCGGCTGCCGACTGTGCCCGTCAGGTACAACGCTTGCTGGGAGAAAGCTACCGCAGCGCCAGCATCGTGCAGCGGGTAAAGCGGCTGCTGATGTCGCGTCCCCATGACACGGCCTTTCAATTAGACAACACAGCTCAACTGCTGAATATGAGCCCTCGCAGTCTGCGCCGTCATCTCGAAAATGCCGGGGTCAATTTCCGGCGACTGTGCCTGGAAGTCCGCATGGAATTGGCAAAGGAATACCTGACCAGCACCGGGCTCAGCCTCAAGGAAATTGCCTTTCAGCTAGGTTACACCCACCCCAATAACTTCAACCGGGCGTTCAGCGACTACTATGCGGTTTCCCCCCGGCGTATGCGCCAGAACAGTGGTCGGGAAGAGCCCGTGGCGCCCGCTAACCAAGCTGGCGCGCCGCGCCGCTAA